Part of the Pyrobaculum calidifontis JCM 11548 genome, GCGTCACATCGACGTAGAGCCGGCCGGAGTCCTTGGCGTACTTTGAGAGGATTAGGTACACGGAGCTGAAGACGAGGTTGAAGCCGTAGCTGGGGAACTCCCTCGCACCGCCGCGCTCTACGCGCACCTCGTTCCCCTCCTCCACCAGCCTGAGAGGCGAGGCGATTCCCGGGTGGGGGACCACGTAGCAGTCAAAGCCTCTCCTAAGGAGCTCGTGGACAGCGGCGTCTTCAAAAGAATCTGATTCTCTAGCAAAGAGCCTGCGTCCCCCATAGCGCGACTTGGCCTCCAAAAGCTTTCGGTAGCTCTCGCAGTGGCCTTCCTCAAACAGCGTCTCGGGGACAATGACGGCGAGCTTTGCCGGGCTTTTAGCCCTGGCCAAGGCCGCGGCGCTGATGAAAGACCTGTACTCACTGCCGTCGACGACGTACGTCACTTGGCGGTACTGAGAGACGTCGCCGCCGAGCCAGACCAGGGCGCCCCCGCCAGAGCCCATATACAGTGTAGGGGGCGTATAAAAATGCTTGCGCCCCCTCGCAGCCTCTTCAGCAGGGCGTCTCTAGGGCGTCGATGAGGGCGGCTATGTGGGGCGCGAGGGTCCTCCGCCTGGCCTCCTCGGCCAGCACGCCGAGCTCCACGAGGTGGTGGGGGTCGACGCCCCACGCCTTGGCCAAGTCCTCGGGCTCCCCCTCGCCTCTCGCCACCTGCCTCGCGGTTGGGTGTAGGTCGATGGGGAGGAGGCCTAGGCTGACTACGTCGCGGAAGCTCTCGTGGACGTAGAAGACGTCGAGGGCCCCCGCGAGGTAGGCCGCCACCACGGCGAAGGTGGACTCCGGCTTGTAGCCCCCCGTGGCCACGACGTACGGATTCACGCCCCTCGCCTTGGCGCACTTGACGTCTCTCGCCACGGCCCTGGCCAGCTCCCCCAGTGACCTGGAGAAGTCCCGGCCCAGGCCCGGCACCACCTTCACCTCGGCGGCGCAGTCCTCCGTCGACACGCCCAGCTTGGCCAGCGCCCTGCAGAAGGCCCCCTCCAGCGCCCGCGCCGCAAGGCGGCCGGCCCCGGTGTCAGAGGCGTAGAGGGCGGCCCTCACCCGCCTAAAGAGGGCGGGCCACCTCTTCGCCACCTTAGCCACAGTGTTCAACTCCGCGCAACACCTCTCGGGGTCCGCCACGGCGAACTCCACCAGCCTCTCCACGGGGCCCCGCTCCGCCTCCTCCTGCCTCGGGTCGTCCGGCGCCAGCCTTGACCAAACCTCGGGGACAATCCCCTCCCTAGCCGCGTTAGCCAAGATAGACGTCCCCACGGTAATTGCAAAGAAGCTCGGCTTCATGCCACCCGTACTGCCCATCTATAAAAAAGTTAAAAGAGGTAGCCCCCACCCTGAGGTTCGCCTCAGCGACCACAATTCAATCGCCAGACTTACATTGGCACAGAGTCCATGTATGTTTTCTGTAGGTCATACAACGCCGCTCCCCTTGGCATAGGGGCGCTCAAGATGCTTATTCACACAATTTTCTCACGAGCAACAAGCTAAAGTCCTTCTTAATTTAAGTAGTTCTATTCTGCGTACTTGCCATCACGCAGTAGAAGTCTCCTACTGCTATACTTGTCATTTTTCGTCTTCTACGGTGGCAAGAATAGCTACCTCTGGGAAGTGCGGTATCCACTCCATAGACTCCACCAGGCTGGTCCTGAGGTCTATTTCTCGCGCGTCTCTGCGCACTTCTCTGCTCATTAGATAGATCTTAGTCCACTTCCTCGTTGCGCCTCTTATGAAGTCTATGTTGTGCGTAGAAGCTACGAAAAACAGCTTGGCCCCCCGCTCCTCTGCCCTCTTTGTGAGAACGGCGGCGAGGTGGCCGAGGAAGAAGGCTTGTAGCGGCCCGGCGTGGGCCTCCGGCTCTTCGACGAAGAGGTAGACTGGCCTTTCCCCGGTTGCAGCGTAGGCGTATTTGAGCCCCGCGGCCACCATGGCGGCGGAGAGGCCTGCCGGGAGTTGGCGTAGCCCCGCCCCCGAAGGGCCTGCGCGGTCTCTCCAGCGGATTTCCCCGCCGTCTACCGCCAGCTCGATGGGCAGTAGGTCGGCCGCGTCGGCCTTTAGCCCCATCTCTCTTATTGCCCTCTCCATACGCGCCAGCTCCTCCTCCACTGCGGCTTCTGCCTCTGCCAAGAGCTTTGGATCGGCGAGGCGCCTCATTGAGAGAAGCGCCTTAAGCCCCCTCGGCTTTAGCGCAAATCCGCCGGAGGTCTCTGTCCCAATTTCTGCGAATTTGGCAACGGATCTGTAGGCGTCTAGGAAGAAGACGTGTCCCCTCTCCTCCGTGCACCTCGCCGCTGTCTCTGGGCACTCCAGCTCCGCTGGTCCTCCCAGCGCCCTGGCTATACTGCACAGCGTAAGCGACTTGCCCGAGGCGTTTGGCCCAACGAAGAGGGTGACGGGGGCCAGCTCCACCTCCGCGTCCAGCGCCACTGTCCACCCGCCAAGCTGGAACTTTGCAGAGACTCTGCACGTCATGGAAGTCTGGCGAGAGCCCCGTAGCCCA contains:
- a CDS encoding ATP-binding protein; translated protein: MTCRVSAKFQLGGWTVALDAEVELAPVTLFVGPNASGKSLTLCSIARALGGPAELECPETAARCTEERGHVFFLDAYRSVAKFAEIGTETSGGFALKPRGLKALLSMRRLADPKLLAEAEAAVEEELARMERAIREMGLKADAADLLPIELAVDGGEIRWRDRAGPSGAGLRQLPAGLSAAMVAAGLKYAYAATGERPVYLFVEEPEAHAGPLQAFFLGHLAAVLTKRAEERGAKLFFVASTHNIDFIRGATRKWTKIYLMSREVRRDAREIDLRTSLVESMEWIPHFPEVAILATVEDEK
- a CDS encoding putative CRISPR-associated protein — its product is MKPSFFAITVGTSILANAAREGIVPEVWSRLAPDDPRQEEAERGPVERLVEFAVADPERCCAELNTVAKVAKRWPALFRRVRAALYASDTGAGRLAARALEGAFCRALAKLGVSTEDCAAEVKVVPGLGRDFSRSLGELARAVARDVKCAKARGVNPYVVATGGYKPESTFAVVAAYLAGALDVFYVHESFRDVVSLGLLPIDLHPTARQVARGEGEPEDLAKAWGVDPHHLVELGVLAEEARRRTLAPHIAALIDALETPC